In Plasmodium gaboni strain SY75 chromosome 14, whole genome shotgun sequence, one genomic interval encodes:
- a CDS encoding putative lipase has product MLPCVIISFLYLFYLTYIFKVVVIFCDSSFNRKNIKGHTFDSSSEYIHILRGSQPFFSKKILNKKILKTPGNKKGNYERKHNVAQETENDQVKKERKNVQTLMGKQDGPTINEKKDEPTINEKKDEPTINEKKDEPTINEKKDSISIIYERKNNVEENSKENISRTPYDKEGVVKKNELNKEENNEKKTRSIYVDIMNNNNDKYEHTNVIINNEQQHENVIDTEKCNDCNSDNNNNNNDNYYYDVNNNNNNSNNSNDNNMNDNYNNNMNDNYNDNNNDNNNNNNNDNNNNNNDNNNNNNNNNNNNSNNNDNKNNNKNKNYNNMNDNNNNNNNNNNNMNDNNNNNNNKNKNYNNMNDNNNNNNDNKNKNENNDNNMNDNNMSDNKNSDNSNNDNNNNDNNMSDNKNSDNSNNDNNMSDNNNNDNNNNDNNNNNGNNNNDNNNNNSNNDGNNQEIKEEIINKNESSVEKNEEMDELNNNKNEEQNHITTESVNNIKKEDDVNNGQIDDTSSNNDNNNDNNSDNNKDTNEGKKEENDVKVEEENTEKNVINYDKEDEQKYEMTLNNLIKYHNELDDDDDEEEEEEEIDEDEDDEMNSSFHKFDESKENEKERDSYSKRNYPNIYVKYKDDLEFYNDKLKENDLDEFYDYILGRRNLINITYKNEYALKLKYHKGYTTSLYNLYVVNDLKLSDNMYSNFTTPLEEDDNPTLQEASYYADLSKIDIDPTIFKDYFLKVNQCDGDYLPLKNTLVEKICHLSNHLRKHPYVNKIKITNQKSILYRIFLKVMKSFKNLSVQQCIRNVDESNLLDILFLFNEEIVKESKKELNLGKCVNNMIARNKDWYNLMNLIILSLLGCVTYYKEHYYLNKDEIDEMKSKKKITDLPIFDFFNEKVMDVFLPVDLETHINIDLVEDVTKPTERRQKIFQSWYMIFLFVHKIYLISKMWNLIKNWDAADFVPNPWYVEHIGSALIPHIMNLHKAEDDEYTFFRYIDEVQYFVSLKRSKNFPISNYDKKLYHLVEQIITFQGTSSPSMWLINLIYELTPYPFLSKGRLHKGYLFIFEKTVKPYLDGLKKVLLNELKDKSKYTSETPYAIVFSGHSFGAAMAQISSFYFSKIMDLKNRTNLKVYAITFGLPTYHDSTFYEDFRNSGVIINNINVNHDPVRVIMAVPGINDFVNHDEERKLMINFEVEQLKKLNYDFGKNAFNAVEFFNVKNHQRSMLYVFAKYIFNKNVFLELGELHVLQTHYYFYYIFLTLLSGWVNEADWGTYFMVPFFLFENVDFLHNELMNKFKEFHKKYSGEMVKKLPNNENCDN; this is encoded by the coding sequence ATGTTACCATGCGTCATAATTTCCTTTCTATATCTTTTCTATTTAAcctatatatttaaagtTGTTGTTATATTCTGTGATTCATCAtttaatagaaaaaatataaaaggaCATACATTTGATAGTTCTTCAgaatatatacatatcTTAAGAGGGTCTCAACCCTTCTTTTCtaaaaagatattaaataaaaaaatattaaaaacaccaggaaataaaaaagggAACTATGAAAGAAAACATAATGTAGCACAAGAAACAGAGAATGATCAGgtgaaaaaagaaagaaaaaatgtCCAGACACTTATGGGAAAGCAAGATGGACCAACaataaatgaaaagaaaGATGAACCAACaataaatgaaaagaaaGATGAACCAACaataaatgaaaagaaaGATGAACCAACaataaatgaaaagaaaGATTCTATATCTATAATTTACGAAAGAAAAAACAACGTAGAAGAAAATTCTAAGGAGAACATTTCACGTACTCCTTACGACAAAGAAGGTGtagttaaaaaaaatgaattaaataaagaagaaaataatgaaaaaaaaactaGATCCATATACGTAGatataatgaataataataatgataaatatgaaCACACTAATGTAATTATAAACAATGAACAACAACATGAAAATGTAATAGATACTGAGAAATGTAATGACTGCAAcagtgataataataataataataatgataattattattatgatgttaataataataataacaatagtaataatagtaatgataataatatgaatgataattataataataatatgaatgataattataatgataataataatgataataataataataataataatgataataataataataataatgataataataataataataataataataataataataatagtaataataatgataataaaaataataataagaataagaattataataatatgaatgataataataataataataataataataataataatatgaatgataataataataataataataataagaataagaattataataatatgaatgataataataataataataatgataataaaaataaaaatgaaaataatgataataatatgaatgataataatatgagtgataataaaaatagtgataatagtaataatgataataataataatgataataatatgagtgataataaaaatagtgataatagtaataatgataataatatgagtgataataataataatgataataataataatgataataataataataatggtaataataataatgataataataataataatagtaacAATGATGGTAATAATCAAGAAattaaagaagaaataataaataaaaatgaaagtTCTGTCGAAAAGAATGAAGAAATGgatgaattaaataataataaaaatgagGAACAAAATCACATAACTACAGAATCagtaaataatattaaaaaagaagatgATGTTAATAATGGACAGATAGATGATACATCAtcaaataatgataataataatgataataatagtgataataataaagatacAAATGAAGggaaaaaagaagaaaatgatgTTAAGGtagaagaagaaaatacagaaaaaaatgtaataaattatgataaaGAAGATGAACAAAAATATGAGATGACgttaaataatttaattaagTATCATAATGAACTagatgatgatgatgatgaagaagaagaagaagaagaaattgatgaagatgaagatgatgaaATGAATAGTTCATTTCATAAATTTGATGAATCTAAGGAGaatgaaaaagaaagagATTCCTATAGTAAAAGAAATTATccaaatatatatgtaaaatataagGATGATTTAGaattttataatgataaattaaaagaaaatgattTAGATGAAttttatgattatataCTTGGTAGAAgaaatttaataaatataacatataaaaatgaatatgCTTTAAAATTGAAATATCATAAAGGTTACACTACTTCactttataatttatatgttgtAAACGATTTAAAATTAAGTGATAATATGTATTCTAATTTTACAACTCCTTTAGAAGAAGATGATAATCCAACTCTTCAAGAAGCATCCTATTATGCTGATTTAAGTAAAATAGATATTGATCCTACAATATTCAAAGActattttttaaaagtaaATCAATGTGATGGTGATTATTTGCCATTAAAAAATACTTTAGTAGAAAAGATTTGTCATTTATCGAATCATTTAAGAAAACATCCATatgttaataaaataaagataacAAATCAAAaatctatattatatcgtatatttttaaaagttATGAAAAGTTTTAAAAACTTATCAGTACAACAATGTATTAGAAATGTTGATGAATCGAATTTACTTGatattctttttcttttcaatGAAGAAATTGTAAAAGAATCTAAAAAAGAGTTAAATTTAGGAAAATgtgtaaataatatgattgCAAGAAATAAGGATTGGTATAATTTAATGAATTTAATAATCCTTTCTTTATTAGGTTGTgtaacatattataaagaacattattatttaaataagGATGAAATTGACGAAATgaaatcaaaaaaaaaaataacgGATTTACCAatatttgatttttttaatgaaaaaGTAATGGATGTATTTTTACCTGTAGATTTAGAAAcacatattaatattgaTTTAGTAGAAGATGTTACGAAACCTACCGAACGTAGACAGAAGATTTTTCAATCATGgtatatgatatttttatttgttcataaaatatatttgatatcTAAAATGTGGAATCTAATAAAAAACTGGGATGCAGCTGATTTTGTTCCAAACCCATGGTATGTGGAACATATTGGAAGTGCATTAATTCCTCATATTATGAATTTACATAAAGCAGAAGATGATGaatatactttttttagATATATTGACGAAGTTCAATATTTCGTGTCCCTTAAAAGAAGTAAAAATTTCCCTATATCaaattatgataaaaaaCTTTATCACTTAGTTGaacaaataataacatttCAAGGTACATCATCACCAAGTATGTGGTTgataaatttaatatatgaattaacACCATATCCTTTCTTAAGTAAAGGAAGATTACATAAAggttatttatttatatttgaaaaaacGGTAAAACCTTATTTAGATGGATTGAAAAAagttttattaaatgaattaaaagataaatcaaaatatacAAGTGAAACTCCTTATGCTATAGTATTTAGCGGTCATTCATTTGGTGCTGCTATGGCACAAATCAGttccttttatttttccaAAATTATGGATTTGAAAAATAGAACAAATTTAAAAGTTTATGCAATAACTTTTGGATTACCGACATATCACGATTCTACCTTTTATGAAGATTTCCGTAATAGTGGggttattataaataatataaatgtaaatcATGATCCTGTACGTGTAATTATGGCTGTTCCAGGAATAAATGATTTTGTTAATCATGATGAAGAAAGAAAATTAATGATAAATTTTGAAGTGGaacaattaaaaaaattaaattatgaTTTTGGTAAAAATGCCTTTAACGCAGttgaattttttaatgtaaAAAATCATCAACGTTCTATGTTATATGTTTTTGccaaatatatttttaacaAAAATGTTTTCTTAGAGTTAGGAGAACTTCATGTTCTTCAAACACactattatttttattatatatttttaactCTCTTATCAGGATGGGTTAATGAAGCCGACTGGGGAACTTATTTTATGGTTCCTTTCTTCCTTTTTGAAAATGTCGATTTTTTACATAACGAATTAATGAATAAATTCAAAGAATTccataaaaaatatagtGGAGAAATGGTTAAGAAATTACCGAATAATGAAAATTGTgataattaa
- a CDS encoding selenoprotein (Contains in-frame UGA selenocysteine codon), producing the protein MDTNENIKNVKDMMSFTTKNIIYIFIGTALLIFIYKILKKKKKDAEVKRNSEINIKMKLSREKQLQELEKEMIINKEKMKEQNIKKNEEKKKDADPEKPKLGSKDNSSFNHLKDYSNYYRPSLKNRYNNRKSUR; encoded by the exons atggacacaaatgaaaatataaaaaatgtaaagGATATGATGTCCTTTACCAcaaagaatataatatatatctttattgGAACCgcattattaatatttatatataaaatattaaaaaagaaaaaaaaagatgcAGAAGTTAAGAGGAATAgtgaaataaatataaaaatgaaattatcACGGGAAAAACAATTACAAGAAttagaaaaagaaatgataattaataaagaaaaaatgaaagaacaaaatattaaaaaaaatgaagagaaaaaaaaagatgcAGACCCAGAAAAACCAAAGTTGGGTTCTAAAGACAATTCATCATTTAATCATTTAAAAGATTACTCAAATTATTATAGGCCATCATTAAAAAATAG GTACAATAATCGGAAATCCTGACGATAA